One window of Akkermansia biwaensis genomic DNA carries:
- a CDS encoding cyclophilin-like fold protein gives MTSCDADGTAGHSGADASHGDMAAGHHPQKNNAMNNMIKITVGSSTFTATLSNNAAAAAFRALLPLTLKMEDVNGNEKFYRLSRHLPVAAANPGTVREGDLMLWGTGGLVLFYKTFSTSYSYTRLGRVDNAAGLAKTLGSGDVEVTFELNQE, from the coding sequence ATGACTTCATGCGATGCGGACGGAACCGCCGGACATTCCGGGGCCGATGCTTCCCACGGAGATATGGCTGCCGGTCATCACCCGCAAAAAAACAACGCCATGAACAACATGATCAAAATAACCGTCGGCTCCTCAACATTCACGGCCACCCTTTCAAATAACGCGGCTGCGGCTGCATTCCGGGCACTGCTGCCTTTGACGCTCAAGATGGAGGACGTCAACGGGAATGAAAAATTTTATCGCCTCTCCAGGCACTTGCCCGTTGCCGCTGCCAACCCGGGAACCGTGCGTGAAGGGGATTTGATGTTGTGGGGCACCGGGGGACTGGTTCTCTTCTACAAGACTTTTTCCACATCCTACAGCTATACGCGGCTGGGGCGCGTTGACAATGCCGCCGGGCTTGCGAAGACCCTTGGCTCCGGGGACGTGGAAGTCACTTTTGAACTGAACCAGGAATAA